A window of Juglans regia cultivar Chandler chromosome 7, Walnut 2.0, whole genome shotgun sequence contains these coding sequences:
- the LOC109006168 gene encoding uncharacterized protein LOC109006168 translates to MESNTGKSLKGKDYKFLVGLNKDLDEVQGRIVGLKPLPSIQEAFSKVRMEESRKKVKLGPPTTAHNPKGSALSVQGPHYQARDNRPRKGWPWCDHCRKTGHTKETCWKIHGKPADWKPSRPLNNRESRGHLASYDENHAQPEQSLFRKEQMELLQELINQQQSSNTSVIGTGSLAHKGLEFGEDDWQCQDVLRALYPQGW, encoded by the exons ATGGAATCAAATACCGGAAAATCATTGAAAGGAAAAGACTATAAATTTCTGGTGGGCCTCAACAAGGACCTTGATGAAGTTCAAGGAAGAATCGTGGGGCTGAAACCACTACCTAGCATCCAAGAGGCATTTTCAAAGGTTCGCATGGAAGAGAGTCGAAAGAAAGTGAAATTGGGACCACCAACTACGGCTCACAACCCTAAAGGATCTGCACTCTCGGTTCAAGGCCCTCATTATCAAGCTAGAGACAATAGACCGAGAAAAGGATGGCCTTGGTGCGATCACTGCCGGAAGACTGGTCACACCAAGGAGACCTGCTGGAAGATCCATGGAAAACCCGCCGATTGGAAGCCCTCACGTCCACTCAACAACAGAGAAAGCCGTGGACATCTGGCCTCCTATGATGAGAACCACGCACAGCCAGAACAGAGTCTATTCAGAAAAGAACAAATGGAGCTTTTGCAAGAATTGATCAACCAGCAACAATCCTCCAATACCTCAGTCATTGGAACCGGATCCTTGGCTCACAAAG GACTTGAATTCGGGGAAGACGATTGGCAATGCCAAGATGTGCTCAGGGCTTTATATCCTCAAGGTTGGTGA